The following proteins come from a genomic window of Chelonia mydas isolate rCheMyd1 chromosome 15, rCheMyd1.pri.v2, whole genome shotgun sequence:
- the LOC119563756 gene encoding apelin receptor B-like, with translation MEEADALGAEPYYYYGEANESGPGAPCEWPADWEVSFSLLPVLYMLVFVLGLSGNGLVIFTVWRGPRAKRRSADTYIGHLALADLAFVVTLPLWAAYTALRFHWPFGSALCKLSSYLVLLNMFASAFCLGCLSFQRYRAVVRPLPRPRPPRPRAAARLPLAALWLLAGLLALPALLLRDTQPSAPGNLTVCDMDFSGVASPQAERYWRGALGLGTTALGFLLPLLLMTLFYCCIGAAVSRHFQHLRKQQEKRRLLRTIATLVAVFALCWLPFHLLKGLYVLSELELLDLPCAFLGLILLLHPYATCLAYINSCLNPFLYAFFDLRFRAQCRLLLGLRPALRGPAGSGSGSSTLSAQTQKSELHSLATKV, from the coding sequence ATGGAGGAGGCGGACGCGCTGGGCGCCGAGCCCTACTATTACTACGGGGAGGCGAACGAGAGCGGGCCGGGCGCGCCGTGCGAGTGGCCGGCGGACTGGGAGGTCTCCTTCTCGCTGCTGCCCGTGCTCTACATGCTGGTCTTCGTGCTGGGGCTGTCGGGCAACGGGCTGGTGATCTTCACCGTGTGGCGGGGCCCGCGGGCCAAGCGCCGCTCCGCCGACACCTACATCGGCCACCTGGCGCTGGCCGACCTGGCCTTCGTGGTGACCCTGCCGCTGTGGGCCGCCTACACGGCGCTGCGCTTCCACTGGCCCTTCGGCTCGGCGCTGTGCAAGCTCAGCAGCTACCTGGTGCTGCTCAACATGTTCGCCTCCGCCTTCTGCCTGGGCTGCCTGAGCTTCCAGCGCTACCGGGCCGTGGTGCGCCCGCTGCCGCGCCCGCGGCCCCCGCGCCCCCGCGCCGCCGCGCGGCTCCCGCTGGCCGCGCTCTGGCTGCTGGCCGGCCTGCTGGCCCTGCCCGCCCTGCTGCTGCGCGACACGCAGCCCAGCGCGCCCGGCAACCTCACCGTCTGCGACATGGACTTCAGCGGCGTGGCCAGCCCGCAGGCCGAGCGCTACTGGCGGGGCGCGCTGGGCCTGGGCACCACGGCGCTGGGCttcctgctgccgctgctgctcaTGACCCTCTTCTACTGCTGCATCGGCGCCGCCGTCAGCCGCCACTTCCAGCACCTCCGCAAGCAGCAGGAGAAGCGGCGGCTGCTGCGCACCATCGCCACGCTGGTGGCGGTCTTcgccctctgctggctgcccttccaCCTGCTCAAGGGCCTCTACGTGCTCAGCgagctggagctgctggaccTGCCCTGCGCCTTCCTCGGCCTCatcctgctgctgcacccctaCGCCACCTGCCTGGCCTACATCAACAGCTGCCTCAACCCCTTCCTCTACGCCTTCTTCGACCTGCGCTTCCGCGCGCAGTGCCGCCTGCTGCTGGGGCTGCGCCCGGCGCTGCGCGGCCCgg